A single Longimicrobium sp. DNA region contains:
- a CDS encoding PadR family transcriptional regulator: MGGSRDSLYGTLDLLILKALSLEPMHGWAVAQRLEQLSHDALRVGQGSLYPALQRLEERGCVESEWKATEQNRRAKYYALTPTGRRALGDEAEIWRDYVSMVESILRTT, from the coding sequence GTGGGGGGATCTAGAGACTCACTATACGGAACGCTGGACCTGCTCATCCTCAAGGCGCTGTCGCTGGAGCCGATGCACGGCTGGGCGGTTGCGCAGCGGCTGGAGCAGCTGTCCCACGACGCGTTGCGGGTCGGGCAGGGCTCACTCTACCCCGCGCTGCAGCGGCTGGAGGAAAGGGGGTGCGTGGAGAGCGAGTGGAAGGCAACCGAGCAGAACCGGCGCGCCAAGTACTACGCCCTCACTCCCACGGGCCGCCGCGCGCTGGGCGACGAGGCGGAGATCTGGCGCGACTACGTGAGCATGGTGGAATCCATTCTCCGGACCACCTGA
- a CDS encoding GNAT family N-acetyltransferase, translated as MPLLEPNSIYLPDLHEHRVQRLSPMDAGALQLLYERCSDYHEEHEGIPTRPTAAAEELAALPPGKAPADKFSFGIYSPDDEMVGYLDMVRDFPSAGEWQIGLLMLDPAVRGAGLGARIFRAAAVWVREQGGCTMSLGVLEHAAGAERFWRRMGLKEVARQPYASETGRKQSQIIFMRRGLADLQ; from the coding sequence GTGCCTCTTCTGGAACCGAACTCGATATACCTTCCTGACCTGCACGAGCACCGCGTCCAACGCCTGTCCCCGATGGATGCGGGTGCCCTCCAGCTGCTTTACGAGCGTTGCAGCGATTATCACGAGGAGCACGAGGGCATCCCCACTCGTCCCACCGCCGCCGCTGAGGAGCTCGCCGCGCTGCCGCCGGGGAAGGCGCCCGCGGACAAGTTCTCGTTCGGCATCTATTCACCTGACGATGAGATGGTCGGGTACCTAGACATGGTGCGAGACTTTCCGTCTGCGGGCGAGTGGCAGATTGGCCTTCTCATGCTCGATCCCGCCGTGCGAGGCGCGGGGTTAGGGGCGCGCATCTTCCGGGCGGCGGCGGTCTGGGTTAGGGAGCAGGGCGGATGCACGATGTCTCTCGGTGTGCTGGAGCACGCGGCCGGTGCCGAGCGGTTCTGGCGCCGGATGGGTCTCAAGGAGGTGGCGCGGCAGCCGTATGCCTCGGAAACCGGCCGCAAGCAATCCCAGATCATCTTCATGCGTCGTGGTCTGGCTGATCTCCAATGA
- a CDS encoding ATP-binding cassette domain-containing protein: protein MLSLQHVGHVYADGTRALEGVTLSIPRAMYGLLGPNGAGKSTLMRMIATLQTPTEGTIRFGDIDVVAEPERLRRTLGYLPQDFGVYPRISAEGMLDHMAVLKGIASKADRGASVETLLQQTNSGASGRWRSPDSRAACASGSASRRH from the coding sequence GTGCTGAGCCTCCAGCACGTCGGCCACGTCTACGCCGACGGCACCCGCGCCCTCGAGGGCGTGACGCTTTCCATCCCGCGCGCCATGTACGGGCTGCTCGGGCCGAATGGCGCCGGCAAGTCGACGCTGATGCGGATGATCGCCACGCTGCAGACCCCGACGGAGGGGACGATCCGCTTCGGCGACATCGACGTCGTCGCTGAGCCCGAGCGGCTGCGGCGCACCCTGGGCTACCTGCCGCAGGACTTCGGCGTCTACCCGCGCATCTCCGCGGAAGGCATGCTCGACCACATGGCGGTGCTCAAAGGCATCGCCTCGAAGGCGGACCGCGGCGCGAGCGTCGAGACGCTCCTCCAGCAGACCAACTCTGGAGCGTCCGGAAGATGGCGCTCGCCGGATTCTCGGGCGGCATGCGCCAGCGGTTCGGCATCGCGCAGGCACTGA
- a CDS encoding ABC transporter permease, translated as MRWTERWRKRLRVLARRDAVERELDEELAFHLEMETQKNLRAGLPPPEARRQAALAFGAVEKYKEEVRDARTFGWVSGASLDFKLGTRLLVRYPGLNLAGGLALAFAMAMSAAIFEGVTQTLHPRIPLHEGDRLVAIITTNLAERRIEDQVASDLEVWRRDLRSVRELGAYALARRNLIIPGGSGEPVAMAEISAAGLRTTRVPPLLGRTLRDEDERPGATAVAVIGHRLWRARFVGDPRVVGRVVQLNGMPHVVVGVMPEDFSFPTTQQLWVPLRRDAVPSLGGGPRLGVFGRLAPGVSIKQAQAELAALSHRGAADGPDMQRQLRSRVISFPDLVFEGQRTAVQMQSYATNAAVLAFLLLVCANVATLVFARTAAREKELVVRTALGATRRRIVLQLFAESLVLAAVAGVVGMAAAAVGLPWAMAVFEAQMGELPFWFHDTLSPRTILYTAFLAVLAAAVAGVVPALKMTGRSGEARLRQAVVGGSSVRFGRLWTGIIVTQVALAAFAAPLIGDAVLDIRELAGAELGVAAGEFLAARATPEGEDLQAGARIHATLAELERRLEADPAVAGVTMAEQLPGTYHPRNWVEVEGLPTPGDEAGNRAQVVAVAPDFFTTLGARIALGRGFMPGDRDARAVVVNEDFVRELAQGRSPVGLRLRYREEEEATPGPWYEVVGVVRQIGMTLDPDLPHAAGIYHSLARDAAAVHLAVRLRGDPAEFAPRLRTLTTAVDPTLQLDAVRPLESVRDQELRAYRFWGGLALGGLGVVLLLTSLGIYSVMAFTVSRRTREIGIRVALGARRRRLLASILARAFGQVGMGIALGILLLLPAAGGIGSIKFAGLLTGSALLVIGASVVACIVPARQALAVQPTEAMRADV; from the coding sequence ATGCGCTGGACGGAACGCTGGAGGAAGCGGCTGCGTGTGCTGGCCCGCCGGGACGCGGTAGAGCGTGAACTTGACGAGGAGCTCGCCTTCCATCTGGAGATGGAGACGCAGAAGAACCTGCGTGCCGGCCTGCCCCCACCTGAGGCGCGGCGGCAAGCGGCGCTCGCCTTTGGTGCGGTGGAGAAGTACAAGGAGGAGGTGCGTGACGCCCGCACCTTCGGGTGGGTGAGCGGCGCGTCGCTAGACTTCAAGCTGGGCACCCGCTTGCTGGTGCGCTACCCGGGGCTCAACCTTGCGGGCGGACTCGCGCTGGCCTTTGCCATGGCGATGTCGGCGGCCATCTTCGAAGGCGTCACGCAGACGCTGCACCCCCGCATTCCGCTGCACGAGGGTGACCGCCTGGTGGCCATCATCACCACCAACCTGGCGGAGCGCAGGATTGAGGACCAAGTGGCGTCCGACCTGGAGGTGTGGCGCCGCGACCTGCGTTCCGTGCGGGAGTTGGGCGCGTACGCCCTTGCGCGCCGCAACCTGATCATCCCCGGCGGGAGCGGCGAGCCGGTGGCGATGGCCGAGATCTCGGCGGCCGGCCTGCGCACCACACGCGTCCCCCCGCTGCTGGGGCGCACCCTGCGCGATGAGGATGAGCGCCCCGGCGCCACCGCGGTGGCTGTAATTGGGCACCGGCTGTGGCGCGCCCGCTTCGTTGGCGACCCGCGGGTCGTGGGGCGCGTCGTGCAGCTGAACGGCATGCCGCACGTCGTGGTTGGGGTGATGCCGGAAGATTTCTCCTTTCCGACCACGCAGCAGCTGTGGGTACCGCTGCGCCGGGATGCGGTCCCGTCCCTGGGTGGGGGACCACGGCTAGGCGTATTTGGCCGATTGGCGCCAGGTGTTTCCATCAAGCAGGCGCAGGCGGAGCTGGCCGCACTGTCACACCGCGGGGCGGCCGACGGGCCGGATATGCAACGGCAGCTGCGTTCGCGGGTGATCTCGTTCCCCGACCTCGTGTTCGAGGGGCAGCGCACCGCGGTCCAGATGCAGAGCTACGCCACCAACGCGGCCGTGCTGGCCTTCCTCCTCCTGGTGTGCGCCAACGTGGCCACGCTGGTGTTCGCGCGCACGGCGGCGCGAGAGAAAGAGCTGGTGGTGCGCACGGCGCTGGGAGCCACCCGGCGGCGCATCGTGCTGCAGCTTTTCGCCGAGTCACTGGTGCTGGCCGCGGTCGCGGGCGTCGTAGGGATGGCGGCCGCGGCCGTGGGGCTGCCCTGGGCGATGGCTGTGTTCGAGGCGCAGATGGGGGAACTCCCCTTCTGGTTCCATGACACGCTCTCCCCGCGCACCATTCTCTACACCGCGTTCCTGGCCGTGCTGGCGGCGGCCGTGGCTGGAGTGGTGCCGGCGCTCAAGATGACAGGGCGCAGCGGCGAGGCACGCCTGCGCCAGGCCGTGGTCGGTGGAAGCAGCGTCCGCTTCGGGCGACTCTGGACCGGGATCATCGTCACCCAGGTGGCGCTCGCGGCGTTCGCTGCCCCCTTGATCGGTGATGCCGTACTCGACATCCGCGAGCTTGCCGGGGCCGAGCTGGGAGTGGCCGCGGGGGAGTTCCTCGCTGCCCGCGCAACGCCTGAAGGGGAGGACCTGCAAGCAGGCGCGCGGATCCATGCCACCCTCGCCGAGTTGGAACGCCGGCTGGAGGCGGACCCCGCCGTCGCCGGCGTCACCATGGCGGAGCAGCTTCCCGGGACCTATCACCCGCGCAACTGGGTGGAGGTGGAGGGGCTCCCCACCCCCGGTGACGAGGCCGGGAACCGAGCGCAGGTGGTGGCTGTGGCACCCGACTTCTTCACCACCCTGGGCGCCCGCATTGCGCTGGGCCGCGGCTTCATGCCGGGGGACCGGGACGCGCGGGCCGTGGTGGTCAACGAGGACTTCGTGCGGGAGCTCGCCCAAGGCCGCAGCCCGGTGGGGCTGCGGCTGCGGTACCGGGAGGAGGAGGAGGCTACCCCTGGCCCCTGGTATGAGGTCGTGGGCGTGGTGCGCCAGATCGGGATGACGCTGGACCCCGACCTGCCGCATGCCGCGGGCATCTACCACTCCCTCGCCCGCGATGCCGCGGCCGTTCACCTGGCTGTGCGCTTGCGCGGCGACCCGGCGGAGTTCGCGCCGCGGCTGCGTACCCTGACGACGGCCGTGGACCCGACGCTGCAGCTGGACGCCGTGCGCCCCTTGGAGTCGGTGCGCGATCAGGAGCTGCGCGCCTACCGCTTCTGGGGCGGCCTGGCGCTGGGCGGGCTGGGTGTGGTGCTCCTGCTGACCTCGCTAGGCATCTACTCGGTAATGGCGTTCACCGTGTCCCGCCGCACCCGCGAAATCGGCATCCGCGTAGCGCTGGGCGCGCGCCGGCGGCGCCTGCTGGCCTCCATCCTCGCACGCGCCTTCGGGCAGGTGGGGATGGGGATCGCACTGGGCATTCTCCTCCTGCTGCCGGCTGCCGGCGGCATCGGGTCGATCAAGTTCGCGGGGCTTCTGACGGGTAGCGCGCTACTGGTGATTGGGGCCTCCGTGGTCGCCTGCATCGTTCCCGCGCGCCAGGCGCTGGCCGTGCAGCCCACCGAAGCGATGCGCGCGGATGTTTGA